In a genomic window of Melanotaenia boesemani isolate fMelBoe1 chromosome 1, fMelBoe1.pri, whole genome shotgun sequence:
- the znf710b gene encoding zinc finger protein 710: protein MRSLKHLKPHSRRSVEEASRRLGRCEPKVMARLVDISTQTDPVVVLSLAQAAVLGLISQNEVFGATIAPNGFYTGEPKESPAPPVDGVDYEYADQLIGANGDYLGDNLGEDGQMQPSCSQRRWQQGLPQHQDEKMVVPDRHGLQGTIVPSSHVKGEGVTSGMSSCVHMLNNMAPRGGLVQVDPATLRGTNKNCAECEREVTNQQQASTHGHPPPAQVAHRGAEQGHRGLQGQRSMGGHSQGGREDEEDVENRGNSMMKPTQQEEAISSYFQTSEVGSYDSAEMAMGGEYEDGSQSMMWTDGGGGAQHQQPPHPQPPRRHGGRRVDRLDINIQIDESYCVDVGDGLKRWKCRMCDKSYTSKYNLVTHILGHNGIKPHACPHCGKLFKQPSHLQTHLLTHQGTRPHKCTVCKKGFTQTSHLKRHMLQHTDVKPYSCRFCRRGFAYPSELRAHEVKHERGRCHVCSQCGMEFPTYAHLKRHQTSHQGPHTFQCTECNKSFAYRSQLQNHLLKHQSPRPYTCSQCGLEFVQLHHLRQHSLTHKGMKGHKCEVCSREFTLSANLKRHMLIHNSVRPFQCHVCFKSFIQKQTLKTHMIVHLPVKPFKCKVCGKSFNRMYNLLGHMHLHAGSKPFKCPYCTSKFNLKGNLSRHMKVKHGMDVSPEGQEVLPEMESQGEYEGQNFSFTSPDNMDNGSSQNLTKLTTANMEDMEEYYNFGKDTSSYTTP, encoded by the exons ATGAGATCCTTAAAGCACCTGAAACCTCACAGCAGGAGGAGTGTG GAGGAGGCGAGCCGGCGCCTGGGTAGATGTGAGCCCAAGGTAATGGCCAGGCTGGTGGACATAAGCACACAGACAGATCCTGTAGTCGTGCTGTCCTTGGCCCAGGCCGCCGTGCTAGGTCTCATCTCCCAGAATGAAGTGTTTGGAGCTACCATTGCACCCAACGGCTTCTATACAGGTGAACCCAAAGAGTCCCCTGCACCCCCAGTAGACGGAGTTGACTACGAGTACGCGGACCAGCTTATTGGAGCCAACGGAGATTACCTAGGAGACAACTTGGGAGAAGACGGTCAGATGCAacccagctgcagtcagaggaGGTGGCAACAGGGGCTGCCTCAACATCAGGATGAAAAAATGGTTGTCCCAGACCGTCATGGTCTTCAGGGCACTATTGTGCCCTCTTCCCATGTGAAGGGGGAAGGGGTGACCTCTGGAATGTCCTCCTGTGTCCACATGTTGAACAATATGGCTCCCCGAGGTGGTTTAGTTCAAGTTGATCCGGCCACCCTCAGAGGCACCAATAAGAACTGTGCAGAGTGTGAGCGGGAAGTAACTAACCAGCAGCAGGCTAGCACACACGGCCATCCTCCTCCGGCCCAGGTGGCCCACAGAGGAGCAGAGCAGGGCCACAGAGGACTTCAGGGCCAGCGCTCTATGGGGGGTCACAGTCAAGGTGGcagagaagatgaagaggatgtagaAAACAGGGGCAACTCCATGATGAAGCCCACACAGCAGGAGGAAGCCATCAGCAGCTACTTCCAGACTAGCGAGGTGGGCAGCTATGATTCAGCAGAAATGGCCATGGGTGGCGAGTATGAAGACGGCAGCCAGAGCATGATGTGGACAGATGGGGGCGGCGGAGCACAGCACCAGCAACCTCCACACCCCCAGCCACCTCGTCGTCATGGCGGCCGCAGGGTAGACCGGCTAGATATCAACATCCAGATTGATGAATCTTACTGCGTAGATGTTGGAGATGGATTGAAGCGCTGGAAGTGCCGCATGTGTGATAAATCTTACACTTCTAAGTACAACCTGGTCACACACATCCTGGGCCACAACGGCATCAAACCACATGCCTGCCCACACTGCGGGAAGCTCTTCAAGCAGCCCAGTCATCTTCAAACCCATTTGCTAACCCACCAAGGTACGCGGCCCCACAAGTGCACCGTCTGCAAGAAGGGCTTCACCCAGACCAGCCACCTGAAGCGACACATGCTCCAACACACCGACGTCAAGCCCTACAGCTGCCGCTTCTGTCGCCGTGGCTTCGCCTATCCCAGCGAACTGCGAGCGCACGAAGTGAAGCACGAGCGAGGACGCTGTCATGTCTGCTCGCAGTGCGGCATGGAGTTTCCCACCTATGCCCACCTCAAACGACACCAGACCAGCCACCAAGGACCCCACACCTTCCAGTGCACAGAGTGTAACAAGTCTTTTGCCTACCGTAGCCAGCTTCAGAACCACCTCCTGAAGCACCAGAGCCCAAGGCCTTACACCTGCTCCCAGTGTGGCCTGGAGTTTGTGCAGCTCCACCACCTACGTCAGCACTCGCTAACTCATAAG GGGATGAAAGGCCACAAGTGTGAAGTGTGCTCTCGAGAGTTTACGCTGTCTGCCAACCTGAAGAGGCATATGCTCATCCACAACAGCGTCAGACCGTTCCAGTGTCATGTCTGCTTCAAGAGTTTCATACAGAAGCAGACCCTTAAGACCCACATGATTGTCCACCTGCCTGTGAAGCCATTCAAATGCAAG GTATGTGGCAAGTCTTTTAACAGAATGTACAACCTCCTGGGCCACATGCACCTCCATGCTGGCAGTAAGCCATTTAAGTGTCCTTACTGCACCAGTAAGTTCAACCTGAAGGGCAACCTCAGCAGACACATGAAGGTCAAGCACGGAATGGACGTCTCACCAGAAGGACAAG AAGTTCTTCCAGAAATGGAAAGCCAGGGGGAGTATGAAGGCCAGAACTTCAGCTTTACATCACCAGACAACATGGACAATGGTAGCTCCCAAAACCTCACTAAACTCACTACAGCAAACATGGAGGACATGGAGGAGTATTACAATTTTGGGAAGGATACAAGCAGCTACACTACACCATGA